From Daucus carota subsp. sativus chromosome 6, DH1 v3.0, whole genome shotgun sequence, the proteins below share one genomic window:
- the LOC108208002 gene encoding putative cell wall protein: MAMKATSVLALLVIFNVLVSSVMGRDIPKDSKTAEVKKPETFNQEGSVLIPGVGRVMIPPKKKCFFKGFNPFTYNPVTGKNTGHGISIPTLPNTGVPGYLPGNDDTFIPNPGFEVPTGFPAPPIRH, encoded by the coding sequence ATGGCTATGAAAGCTACCTCAGTTCTTGCCTTGCTGGTAATCTTCAACGTCCTTGTCTCGTCTGTCATGGGACGTGACATCCCAAAGGACTCGAAAACTGCTGAAGTGAAGAAACCCGAGACTTTTAACCAAGAAGGCAGCGTCCTCATTCCAGGAGTCGGACGTGTCATGATCCCACCAAAGAAGAAGTGCTTTTTCAAAGGGTTTAACCCATTCACCTACAATCCCGTGACAGGCAAAAACACCGGACATGGAATCAGCATTCCCACTCTCCCTAATACTGGCGTCCCTGGCTACCTTCCCGGTAATGATGACACCTTCATCCCCAACCCGGGATTTGAGGTCCCCACCGGTTTTCCAGCCCCGCCTATTCGTCATTAG